A region of Panicum virgatum strain AP13 chromosome 8N, P.virgatum_v5, whole genome shotgun sequence DNA encodes the following proteins:
- the LOC120686327 gene encoding L-type lectin-domain containing receptor kinase SIT2-like gives MLQFQSFHLAALLLLLLLLGGAASAGDGGRFVYNGFAGANLTLDGVAAVTPAGLLVLTNGSLQGKGHALHRSPLPFRDPGAGARNATAAARSFSTTFAFAIYGQYAALSSPGLAFLVSAGREALSTALPGKFLGLLNVTDNGTPGARVFAVELDTLLNAEFQDINSNHVGVDVNSLRSVDAASAGYYDDATGQFRNLSLVSRSPMQVWVDYDGGSRQVTVSMAPLGVARPTRPLLRTAVDLSDVVMRGTALVGFASATDVLFSRHFVLGWSFALDGPAPALDIAALPALPRAWPKPRSRVLEIVLPIASAALVLALCVAIYSMVQRRLKYAELREDWEVPFGPHRFSYKDLFHATKGFSDKQLLGAGGFGSVYKGVLRKSGTEVAVKKVSHESRQGMKEFIAEVVSIGRMRHRNIVQLLGYCRRKGELLLVYNYMPNGSLDKYLYDQSKGALDWPRRLHIIRGVASGLLYLHEEWENVVIHRDVKASNVLLDDEMNGRLGDFGLARLYDHGAGAQTTHVVGTMGYLAPELAHTGKATPATDVFAFGAFLLEVTCGRRPVEQHEQNNCVVLVNWVAEHWQRGSIIEAVDTMSPRGFNPEEISLVLKLGLMCSHPLPNARPTMRQVMQYLDGDISLPDLSHTYISFTMLDRMYSRELCVSLTSVGAISDLSGGR, from the coding sequence ATGCTCCAGTTCCAGTCTTTCCACTTGGccgcgctgctgctcctcctgctgctgctcggcggcgcggccagtgccggcgatggcggccggTTCGTCTACAATGGCTTCGCGGGCGCGAACCTCACCCTCGACGGCGTGGCCGCCGtgacgccggccggcctcctggTGCTGACCAACGGCAGCCTCCAGGGGAAGGGCCACGCGCTGCACCGGTCCCCGCTGCCGTTCCGTGACCCGGGCGCCGGCGCTCGGAACGCCACTGCGGCGGCGCGGTCCTTCTCCACCACCTTCGCGTTCGCCATCTACGGGCAGTACGCGGCGCTGAGCAGCCCCGGGCTGGCCTTCCTCGTGTCCGCGGGCAGGGAGGCGCTGTCCACCGCGCTGCCAGGCAAGTTCCTGGGCCTCCTCAacgtcaccgacaacggcacccccGGCGCGCGCGTCTTCGCCGTGGAGCTGGACACGCTCCTCAACGCCGAGTTCCAGGACATCAACAGCAACCACGTCGGCGTCGACGTCAACAGCCTGAGGTCCGTCGACGCCGCCTCCGCGGGGTACTACGACGACGCCACGGGGCAGTTCCGGAACCTGAGCCTGGTCAGCCGGAGCCCGATGCAGGTCTGGGTGGACTACGATGGCGGGTCCAGGCAGGTCACCGTGTCCATGGCCCCTCTGGGCGTGGCCAGGCCCACGAGGCCGCTGCTGCGGACCGCCGTCGACCTCTCCGACGTGGTGATGCGGGGCACGGCGCTCGTCGGGTTCGCGTCGGCGACAGACGTCCTCTTCTCGCGCCACTTCGTGCTCGGCTGGAGCTTCGCGCTGGACGGCCCGGCGCCAGCGCTGGACATCGCGGCGCTGCCAGCCCTGCCGCGTGCGTGGCCCAAGCCACGGTCTAGGGTGCTGGAGATCGTGCTCCCCATAGCGTCAGCGGCGCTGGTGCTGGCCCTGTGCGTGGCGATCTACTCCATGGTGCAGCGGCGGCTCAAGTACGCCGAGCTGCGTGAGGACTGGGAGGTCCCGTTCGGGCCGCACCGGTTCTCGTACAAGGACCTGTTCCATGCGACCAAGGGGTTCAGTGACAAGCAGTTGCTCGGGGCAGGAGGGTTCGGCAGCGTGTACAAGGGAGTTCTCCGCAAGTCCGGCACGGAAGTCGCGGTGAAGAAGGTGTCCCATGAGTCTAGGCAGGGGATGAAGGAGTTCATCGCCGAGGTCGTGAGCATCGGACGGATGCGGCACCGCAACATTGTGCAGTTACTCGGCTACTGCCGGCGGAAAGGCGAACTTCTCTTGGTGTACAACTACATGCCGAATGGTAGCTTGGATAAGTACCTTTATGATCAAAGCAAGGGCGCGCTAGATTGGCCTCGACGACTCCACATCATCAGAGGCGTGGCGTCCGGGCTGCTGTATCTCCATGAGGAGTGGGAGAACGTCGTCATCCATCGAGATGTCAAGGCAAGCAACGTTCTGCTAGACGACGAGATGAATGGGCGGCTAGGAGATTTCGGCCTCGCGAGATTGTATGATCACGGAGCAGGTGCGCAGACAACGCATGTGGTCGGCACCATGGGGTACCTGGCCCCTGAATTAGCGCACACCGGCAAGGCAACTCCGGCAACAGATGTCTTTGCTTTCGGGGCGTTCCTCCTGGAGGTCACTTGCGGACGAAGGCCAGTCGAGCAACACGAGCAGAACAACTGTGTTGTCCTTGTCAACTGGGTAGCTGAGCATTGGCAGAGAGGCTCCATCATCGAGGCCGTGGACACGATGTCTCCAAGGGGGTTTAACCCTGAAGAGATCTCTCTTGTGCTAAAACTTGGGCTTATGTGCTCGCACCCGTTGCCCAACGCAAGACCAACCATGCGACAGGTCATGCAGTATCTGGATGGTGATATTTCGCTTCCGGATTTGTCACACACCTACATCAGCTTCACCATGCTGGATCGGATGTATAGCAGGGAGCTGTGTGTCTCATTGACTAGTGTGGGTGCCATTTCTGATCTCTCCGGGGGAAGGTGA